One genomic region from Pigmentibacter ruber encodes:
- a CDS encoding CPBP family intramembrane glutamic endopeptidase, protein MFPKELLLAVICSASLSLWIFNKKEIAIIIAISFSFFTFFLGFVSYPSLLLIVLFSLGCYYYKNTKNVFYRFPLSILILIFSLLPFTTLLQSSQQVPIFSGERFSSISAPFWMGINIEKGVCGIILAAFLLNISRSFSNWIKIFKEFIPVYIILTVVLLLPAYLTNFIKYDFKLPENMYLFIANNLLLTCVAEEVIFRGFLQKNLNNIFAKNFKMSKAAPLLSLLLTAILFGLFHYKSGILMIVFAFLAGIGYGYAFQKSEKIESAILVHFGVNITHFIFFTYPFYKA, encoded by the coding sequence ATGTTTCCTAAAGAACTGTTATTGGCAGTTATATGCAGTGCTTCATTATCACTTTGGATATTTAATAAAAAAGAGATTGCTATTATTATAGCGATCTCTTTTTCTTTTTTCACATTTTTCTTAGGGTTTGTATCTTATCCTTCTTTACTATTAATAGTTCTCTTTTCACTAGGCTGTTATTACTATAAAAATACGAAAAATGTTTTCTATAGATTCCCTTTAAGTATATTGATCCTAATATTTTCATTATTACCTTTCACAACTCTTTTGCAATCTTCGCAACAAGTACCTATTTTTAGTGGTGAGAGGTTTAGTTCAATTTCTGCTCCATTTTGGATGGGTATTAATATTGAAAAAGGCGTTTGCGGAATTATTTTAGCAGCTTTTCTACTGAATATTTCAAGAAGTTTTTCTAATTGGATAAAAATTTTTAAGGAATTTATTCCTGTTTATATTATTTTGACTGTTGTTTTATTATTGCCAGCATATTTAACTAATTTTATTAAATATGATTTTAAATTACCAGAAAATATGTATTTGTTTATTGCAAATAACTTATTATTAACTTGTGTTGCAGAAGAAGTTATATTTAGAGGATTTTTACAAAAAAATTTAAACAATATATTTGCAAAAAATTTTAAAATGTCTAAAGCTGCTCCATTGTTATCTTTGCTTTTGACAGCAATTTTATTTGGTTTATTTCACTATAAAAGTGGTATTCTGATGATTGTTTTTGCTTTCTTAGCTGGGATAGGTTACGGTTATGCATTTCAAAAGTCAGAAAAAATTGAATCAGCAATTTTGGTACATTTTGGAGTAAATATAACACATTTTATATTTTTTACTTACCCATTTTATAAAGCTTAG
- the dtd gene encoding D-aminoacyl-tRNA deacylase, whose product MSENLILRAIVQRAKNAEVTIEKKSQGFMENGLLVLLGIGFKETAETIPEEAVISIVEKYYPAIEKLLDKIINLRIFEDEHGKMNLSILDTKGSLYIVSQFTLFGDCRKGNRPSFTLSAKPSIAEPMYQKFVDLAKKKLEAKKVLTGVFAANMQVSFCNDGPVTLIIESTLKGIM is encoded by the coding sequence ATGTCTGAAAATTTAATATTAAGAGCTATTGTACAGCGGGCTAAAAATGCCGAAGTAACTATCGAAAAAAAATCACAAGGATTTATGGAAAACGGATTACTGGTTTTGCTTGGGATTGGTTTTAAAGAAACAGCAGAAACTATTCCAGAAGAAGCTGTTATATCTATTGTGGAAAAATACTATCCTGCAATTGAAAAACTCTTAGATAAAATTATTAATTTGCGAATTTTTGAAGACGAACATGGCAAAATGAATTTATCAATTTTAGATACAAAAGGAAGTCTTTATATAGTCAGTCAATTTACTTTATTTGGTGATTGTCGTAAAGGCAACAGACCAAGTTTTACTTTATCTGCTAAACCTAGTATAGCCGAACCTATGTATCAAAAGTTTGTTGATTTAGCGAAAAAAAAATTAGAGGCAAAAAAAGTACTAACTGGTGTATTTGCTGCAAATATGCAAGTATCTTTTTGCAATGATGGACCTGTTACTTTGATAATAGAATCTACATTAAAGGGGATTATGTGA
- a CDS encoding sensor histidine kinase, which yields MSFDSHFTKVKANLRPLLSVFYPSTVKQRIFLGIIVGTFLGIVLYRFLPVIFVIPIYLLYCYFILYILVDKPTHSLLQLTRHGGFDAGIDSLPIDGNDEFSRIARAVQDMAKRMRGSILEAREQTSRLDEIFAAIGEGVVIVNHEGKILKVNNTVRRWIGWYTDVSERDVLEVLRSVELSAMIQKMILEIKSNNMIQAQIIESLHLDGPEIRRVRAKIVVLYSEQNIPVFMIFLFDLTDIQKGEELRREFFANVSHELKTPISAIRGYAEIIQDLPEFINHEMAQNFLSVIVRNSLNLTKLIDEMLIVTGLESGSLTLDIKSYDIHAGIKRVVENILPKAKQAEVEILSDVDPDIDNIYVDAQRFDSVLVNLVDNAVKYNRPGGFVKISVRKNETHHIIFLEDTGIGIPNHSRIRAFERFYRVDKSHNRLGGGSGLGLAIVKHVVQAHGGSISLRSEVGVGSVFTIMLPKNPSKKKIDLLTSL from the coding sequence GTGAGTTTTGATTCACATTTTACGAAAGTTAAAGCAAATTTAAGACCGCTTTTATCTGTTTTTTATCCAAGTACAGTAAAGCAAAGAATTTTTTTAGGAATCATAGTTGGAACATTTCTAGGTATTGTTCTTTATCGCTTTCTTCCAGTCATTTTTGTAATTCCAATTTATTTGTTATATTGTTACTTTATTTTATATATTCTAGTTGATAAACCAACACATTCTTTATTGCAATTAACAAGGCACGGTGGGTTCGATGCGGGAATAGACAGTTTACCAATTGATGGTAATGATGAATTTTCTCGTATCGCAAGAGCGGTTCAAGATATGGCAAAACGAATGCGAGGGAGTATTTTAGAAGCCAGGGAACAAACCTCAAGGCTAGATGAAATTTTTGCTGCTATTGGTGAAGGCGTTGTTATTGTCAACCATGAAGGAAAAATACTAAAAGTTAATAATACGGTCAGAAGATGGATTGGATGGTATACAGATGTCTCTGAAAGAGATGTGCTTGAAGTTTTAAGAAGTGTTGAATTATCAGCTATGATTCAGAAAATGATTCTTGAAATTAAAAGTAACAATATGATTCAGGCGCAAATCATTGAATCTCTCCATTTAGATGGACCTGAAATAAGAAGGGTTAGAGCCAAAATTGTTGTTTTATATTCAGAGCAAAATATACCTGTTTTTATGATTTTTTTATTTGATTTAACTGACATACAAAAGGGAGAAGAATTAAGAAGGGAATTTTTTGCTAATGTAAGCCATGAATTAAAAACTCCCATTTCAGCTATTCGAGGATATGCTGAAATTATTCAAGATTTACCAGAATTTATTAACCATGAAATGGCACAAAATTTTTTATCTGTTATTGTCAGAAACTCTTTAAATTTAACAAAATTAATAGATGAAATGTTAATTGTTACAGGATTAGAATCGGGGTCGCTTACTTTAGATATTAAATCTTATGATATACATGCAGGAATAAAAAGAGTTGTAGAAAATATTTTACCAAAAGCCAAACAAGCTGAAGTAGAAATACTTTCTGATGTTGATCCAGATATTGATAATATCTATGTTGATGCACAACGCTTTGATTCAGTGCTAGTTAATTTAGTGGATAATGCTGTTAAATATAATAGACCTGGCGGATTTGTAAAAATAAGTGTGCGGAAAAATGAAACACATCATATTATTTTTTTAGAAGATACAGGCATTGGAATACCAAATCATTCCAGAATTCGTGCATTTGAGCGTTTCTATAGAGTAGATAAATCACATAATAGATTAGGTGGCGGCTCTGGCTTAGGACTTGCAATAGTAAAACATGTGGTTCAAGCACACGGAGGTTCTATTTCTTTGCGGAGTGAAGTTGGGGTAGGGAGTGTTTTTACAATTATGTTACCTAAAAATCCGAGTAAAAAGAAAATTGACTTACTTACATCTCTTTGA
- a CDS encoding dienelactone hydrolase family protein produces the protein MPKNENTEKIEFNRRDFLIKSLAISGYALAVYPLAYSAIQTDQDGIEVADVKIPVGKIKIPAYQAFPKGNKVYPVLIICHEIFGVHEYIKDLCRRFAKLGFYTIAPYLYFRQGEVNNIKEIPDIISKVVSKVTNKQVNTDLDATIKFLKESKKIDVNKMYITGFCWGGKATWLYAAHNSELKAAIAWYGPLLTNEKTKDEFPVDIAEKLKVPVLGLYGGKDARILPEHVEKMNNELKKGKSNSKIIVYPDADHGFFADYRPSYNQMASDEALREMLKWIKDHS, from the coding sequence ATGCCAAAAAATGAAAATACTGAAAAAATAGAATTTAATAGACGTGATTTCTTAATCAAATCTCTTGCAATATCTGGATATGCATTGGCCGTATATCCTTTGGCTTATTCTGCAATTCAAACAGATCAAGATGGTATCGAAGTTGCAGATGTTAAAATTCCTGTCGGGAAAATTAAAATTCCCGCCTATCAGGCTTTTCCAAAAGGAAATAAAGTTTATCCTGTTCTCATTATTTGTCATGAAATTTTTGGGGTTCATGAATACATAAAAGATCTTTGCAGAAGATTTGCTAAATTGGGATTTTATACAATAGCACCGTATTTGTATTTTAGGCAGGGAGAAGTTAATAATATTAAAGAAATTCCTGATATAATATCTAAAGTGGTCTCAAAAGTAACAAATAAACAAGTTAATACAGATTTAGATGCAACTATAAAATTTCTAAAAGAAAGTAAAAAAATTGATGTAAATAAAATGTATATAACTGGCTTTTGCTGGGGAGGAAAAGCAACTTGGCTTTATGCAGCACATAACTCTGAACTAAAAGCTGCGATTGCTTGGTATGGTCCTTTGCTAACAAATGAAAAAACAAAAGATGAATTTCCAGTAGATATAGCAGAAAAATTAAAAGTTCCTGTATTAGGCTTATATGGAGGAAAAGATGCAAGAATTCTTCCTGAACATGTTGAAAAAATGAATAATGAATTAAAAAAAGGAAAAAGCAATTCAAAAATAATTGTCTATCCAGATGCTGATCATGGTTTTTTTGCAGATTATAGACCATCATATAATCAAATGGCATCCGATGAAGCATTACGTGAAATGTTAAAATGGATTAAAGATCATTCATAA
- a CDS encoding DsrE family protein: protein MSNNSVLTFVLMDPPYENARSTSALRLIHQAVSKGIHINVFAYEGAVSLAFEKQSAHANPIHNRSLEEEDHPTTKQWIASIFEKSKETGAKIDWVQCGFCVDERGVFEFSPNLRRNGPGELLKFIENSDNVLVIPTR from the coding sequence ATGAGTAATAATTCAGTACTAACTTTTGTGTTAATGGACCCACCATATGAAAATGCTCGATCAACAAGTGCTTTACGTCTAATACATCAAGCTGTTTCTAAAGGAATTCATATTAATGTTTTTGCATATGAAGGAGCTGTTTCTTTAGCTTTTGAGAAACAATCAGCTCATGCAAATCCTATTCATAATCGTTCATTAGAAGAAGAAGATCATCCTACAACTAAACAATGGATTGCTTCTATTTTTGAAAAATCTAAAGAAACTGGAGCAAAAATTGATTGGGTCCAATGCGGTTTCTGTGTTGATGAAAGAGGTGTTTTTGAATTTTCGCCAAATTTAAGACGCAATGGACCAGGTGAGCTTTTAAAATTTATAGAGAATTCAGATAATGTTCTTGTTATCCCAACGCGATAA
- a CDS encoding GNAT family N-acetyltransferase → MKNNLLNAINFYNDLFSDVITNEIVLERFKCYYQNNSVPLWNTVFHNNTYYSYEDILGLFSFYSTKKIKGYFLSFDSKYQEFSIYNGAFFSINKFCASQDFLLNPNFSVREIKDSHEFCRHLFALFEIDTETQKDLSIMLSLKDRKFKNKNYCAYFDNTICATITIAVNESENAYLYNLAIFPEFRKKNLASQFIYYLLKEFSDKNIFTLTAANSVLSQFSLPNLGFERLGDINLIPLEKMKQAIQDF, encoded by the coding sequence ATGAAAAATAATTTGCTTAATGCGATTAATTTTTACAATGATTTGTTTAGTGACGTTATAACCAATGAAATTGTTCTTGAAAGATTTAAGTGTTATTATCAAAATAATTCTGTTCCTTTATGGAATACAGTTTTTCATAATAATACCTACTATTCTTATGAAGATATTTTAGGGTTATTTTCTTTTTATTCAACAAAAAAAATTAAAGGTTATTTTCTTTCATTTGATTCTAAGTATCAAGAATTTAGCATTTATAATGGTGCATTTTTTTCAATTAATAAATTTTGTGCTAGTCAGGATTTTTTGCTAAATCCAAATTTTTCTGTACGAGAAATTAAAGATAGTCATGAATTTTGTAGACATCTTTTTGCGTTATTTGAAATCGATACAGAAACTCAAAAAGATTTATCCATAATGTTAAGCTTAAAAGATAGGAAGTTTAAAAATAAAAATTATTGTGCATATTTTGATAATACAATTTGTGCTACTATAACTATTGCAGTAAATGAAAGTGAAAATGCTTATCTTTATAATTTGGCAATTTTTCCCGAATTTAGGAAGAAAAATTTAGCAAGCCAATTCATTTATTACTTATTGAAAGAATTTAGTGATAAAAATATTTTTACTTTAACAGCCGCTAATAGTGTTTTAAGTCAATTTTCTTTACCTAATTTAGGTTTTGAAAGATTAGGAGATATAAATTTAATTCCTTTAGAAAAAATGAAGCAAGCAATTCAAGACTTTTAA
- a CDS encoding HAD-IB family phosphatase — MEKIRYAFFDFDGTLISKDSFIIILKKIIAEEPYRLFFLLLWMPFLLATAIFRLDKTFAKSAILWSLTVGKDKRNCAQFLRNILATESNSLFFEEVIPTFQKLKAQGIEIVIVTASGQTWVRGMLHGKIEHVRMIIGSELTFFAGGVILKSKNCYQAEKIKRIEKILGKNIEWHSGWSDHIADLPMLSRATEKHIICPKKKHLKIFEKQFNRKFELHLWKTK, encoded by the coding sequence ATGGAAAAAATTCGCTATGCTTTTTTTGATTTTGATGGAACATTAATTTCTAAAGATTCTTTTATAATTATATTAAAGAAAATTATTGCAGAAGAACCTTATAGATTATTTTTCCTCTTATTATGGATGCCATTTTTATTAGCAACCGCGATTTTCCGTTTAGACAAAACATTTGCAAAATCTGCCATACTTTGGAGCTTGACGGTCGGAAAAGATAAAAGAAACTGTGCTCAATTTTTGCGCAATATTTTAGCCACAGAAAGTAACTCGCTTTTTTTTGAAGAAGTTATTCCTACTTTCCAAAAATTAAAAGCACAAGGAATTGAAATCGTAATTGTTACTGCATCTGGCCAAACTTGGGTAAGAGGAATGCTCCATGGAAAAATTGAGCATGTTAGAATGATTATTGGAAGTGAACTCACTTTTTTTGCTGGTGGAGTCATATTGAAATCTAAAAATTGTTACCAAGCTGAAAAAATAAAACGAATAGAAAAAATACTTGGTAAAAACATAGAATGGCACAGTGGCTGGAGTGATCATATAGCAGATTTACCAATGCTTTCTCGTGCTACTGAGAAACACATCATATGTCCTAAAAAAAAGCATTTAAAAATTTTTGAAAAACAATTTAATAGAAAATTTGAACTACACTTATGGAAAACTAAATAA
- a CDS encoding substrate-binding periplasmic protein — protein MLISYLKKMILPLLLLYSSNCIATDEKLLITGNEARAPKIYLDEEHHPKGYLIEIMNIIAKEINLTIEYKLQNWPKAVEDASLGKYAIIGFSRSNERLKTFDFSEEPLYYDKIIVVTTQKNPLKFESYEDLKNKKIAVIRGTNYGYIFEKMLKENGFKHVETYSLESQLELLLKDKIDGFLIGSGTEGLYSAIRDSKNPVIQKRQNEFRILKKPFNLDPNYIAILKSRNQKPLLNKIDEALKKLKADGKLIHIYGEK, from the coding sequence ATGCTAATATCGTACCTCAAAAAAATGATACTCCCCTTATTGCTATTATACTCTTCAAACTGTATTGCAACTGATGAAAAATTATTAATTACAGGGAATGAGGCTCGAGCCCCTAAAATATATCTAGATGAAGAACATCACCCTAAAGGCTATCTTATTGAAATTATGAATATTATTGCAAAAGAAATCAACTTAACTATTGAATATAAATTACAAAATTGGCCTAAAGCTGTCGAAGATGCTAGTCTTGGAAAATATGCTATTATTGGTTTTTCACGATCAAATGAAAGGCTTAAAACTTTTGATTTTTCTGAAGAACCTCTCTACTATGATAAAATTATAGTTGTTACAACCCAAAAAAACCCTTTGAAGTTTGAATCTTATGAAGATTTAAAAAATAAAAAAATTGCGGTCATAAGAGGAACAAATTACGGTTATATCTTTGAAAAAATGTTGAAAGAAAATGGTTTTAAGCATGTAGAAACATACAGTTTAGAGAGTCAATTAGAATTACTTTTAAAAGATAAAATTGATGGATTTTTAATTGGATCTGGAACGGAAGGTTTATATAGCGCCATAAGGGATTCTAAAAATCCTGTAATTCAAAAAAGACAGAATGAATTTAGAATTTTAAAAAAGCCTTTTAATTTAGATCCTAATTATATTGCAATTCTGAAGTCACGTAACCAAAAACCTCTTCTAAATAAAATAGATGAAGCCTTAAAAAAGTTAAAAGCAGACGGGAAATTAATTCATATTTATGGAGAAAAATAA
- the priA gene encoding replication restart helicase PriA has protein sequence MAPELGKTKFGKFGVVSATGLLLTYAIPASFKDLKEGTFCLVPMRSGKNVKNYVALFLEYCAEPNFTCQHIIQQIPYTRILSQHYISFLHWISEYYLHPLEKIIPLIAPQFLWNTEKHTSLFKRLNKHFKLLQSDEYCIVENKYKEKLKGEILYPKRDAIFLNNEQSAVYDNLTSLSEGVVLLHGVTGSGKTEIYLKYAQYILSKQKSVLILVPEISLTPQMTSRFRALFGTSLAIVHSGLTSLEYEMEWFKIHLGLAKVVLGVRTSIFSSLQNIGLIIVDEEHESSYKSQDSVSYHARDLAIVRAKKENAVCILGSATPSIDSMYNATLKKYHYIKLTEKYSKQKVDHFIIDSKKYLQINKKKSNPYLKSSQVSFTDDVICPEIYEFLNHKKSLNEQSIIILNRRGYVNFAICSQCATPLKCPKCSVTTTLHQKGKIEICHYCGFREFIRKSCSTCQGNNFIFKGVGTQQIESLIKEKIPDLKIARLDRDVLTSNSKLTKILDDFRTQKTDCLVGTQMLAKGHDFPLVTLVVVLHVEDALFLPDFRSGERTYQLLNQAMGRAARGEKSGTVVLQSLITGHPIIDFALTNNSDEFFNRELTLRKYGFHPPFSRQILIEISGKNKDKVDYLANKVKILLIHFWQEQKIETNSIRLAGPYPAVIEKINNSYRIQLCISSIKEIHPFYLFPNTLFNDKELIGHFKIDVDPISFL, from the coding sequence ATGGCACCTGAATTAGGCAAAACAAAATTTGGCAAATTTGGAGTCGTCAGTGCAACTGGTTTATTACTGACGTATGCTATACCTGCAAGTTTTAAAGATTTAAAAGAAGGCACGTTTTGTTTGGTGCCAATGCGTTCTGGAAAAAATGTGAAAAATTATGTTGCTTTATTTTTAGAGTACTGTGCTGAACCTAATTTTACATGCCAACATATCATTCAGCAAATCCCATATACACGCATTCTATCACAGCATTATATTTCATTTCTGCATTGGATTTCAGAATATTATTTGCACCCACTAGAAAAAATTATTCCTTTAATAGCACCACAATTTTTATGGAATACTGAAAAACATACTTCTTTATTTAAACGTTTAAATAAACATTTCAAATTACTTCAAAGTGATGAATATTGCATTGTTGAGAATAAATATAAAGAAAAATTAAAAGGTGAAATTTTATATCCGAAAAGGGATGCGATATTTTTAAACAACGAACAAAGTGCAGTTTATGATAATTTAACTTCACTAAGTGAAGGGGTTGTTTTGTTACATGGAGTAACAGGTTCTGGTAAAACTGAAATCTACTTAAAATATGCGCAATATATTTTATCGAAACAAAAGTCTGTTTTAATTTTAGTACCTGAAATTTCATTAACCCCCCAAATGACTTCAAGATTTAGAGCTCTTTTTGGAACAAGTTTAGCAATAGTTCATTCAGGATTAACAAGCTTAGAATATGAAATGGAATGGTTTAAAATTCATCTAGGATTAGCTAAAGTTGTTTTAGGGGTAAGAACTTCGATATTTTCCTCATTACAAAATATAGGATTAATTATTGTCGATGAAGAGCATGAGAGTAGTTACAAATCACAAGATTCTGTTTCTTATCATGCAAGAGATTTAGCTATAGTAAGAGCAAAAAAAGAAAATGCTGTATGTATTTTAGGTTCTGCAACTCCTTCGATAGATTCTATGTATAATGCTACTTTAAAAAAATATCATTATATTAAATTAACTGAAAAATATTCAAAACAAAAAGTTGATCATTTTATTATTGATAGTAAAAAATATTTGCAGATAAATAAGAAGAAAAGTAATCCATATCTAAAATCTTCGCAGGTTTCTTTTACTGATGATGTAATCTGCCCAGAAATATATGAATTTTTAAATCATAAAAAAAGCCTTAATGAACAAAGTATTATTATTTTAAATAGAAGAGGATATGTTAATTTTGCTATTTGTAGTCAATGTGCAACACCACTTAAATGTCCAAAATGCTCAGTAACTACAACTTTACATCAAAAAGGCAAAATTGAGATTTGTCATTATTGCGGTTTCAGAGAATTTATAAGAAAAAGTTGCTCAACATGTCAGGGAAATAATTTTATTTTTAAAGGTGTTGGTACCCAACAAATAGAATCATTGATAAAAGAAAAAATACCCGATTTAAAAATTGCTAGGTTAGATAGAGATGTCCTTACAAGTAATTCAAAATTAACTAAAATTTTAGATGACTTTAGGACACAAAAAACGGATTGTTTAGTTGGAACCCAAATGTTAGCAAAAGGACATGATTTTCCGTTAGTTACGTTGGTTGTTGTCTTACATGTTGAGGATGCTCTTTTCCTTCCCGATTTTAGGTCAGGTGAAAGAACATATCAACTGCTCAATCAAGCTATGGGAAGAGCTGCAAGAGGTGAAAAGTCTGGAACGGTAGTTTTACAATCATTAATCACCGGTCATCCCATTATTGATTTTGCTCTTACTAACAACAGTGATGAGTTTTTTAATAGAGAATTGACATTACGTAAATATGGATTTCATCCACCTTTTTCAAGACAGATTCTTATAGAAATTAGTGGAAAAAATAAAGATAAAGTGGATTATTTAGCAAATAAAGTAAAAATACTTTTAATTCACTTCTGGCAAGAACAAAAAATAGAAACAAATTCCATTAGGTTAGCTGGTCCTTATCCAGCTGTGATAGAAAAAATTAATAACTCTTATCGAATTCAATTATGCATTAGTTCTATTAAAGAAATTCATCCATTTTACTTATTTCCCAATACATTGTTCAATGACAAAGAATTGATAGGACATTTTAAAATTGATGTAGATCCCATTTCATTTTTGTAG
- a CDS encoding tetratricopeptide repeat protein, producing MAQKSDNSDKNNKFCVLIIEEKSDLRTFFMGVLTKSGNYEVKNAATPIEALDIISKEAAQIHVVLFDWDMKEMSGDIFAQKIKNEVNYDHIELVVCSASIVEEDNFLLNELEIYHTMPKVVNAVDFLRNMEDIRSEYFNIQSIQSKIKNLKHLIHESDLQAIDTLFSNPEVENEITKNSKYTYLGGEVRILHKKYQEAIEFLKQHLEKNNTNKLNENLKTLNTLGKALCLIGNYQDASMIYEKLEAKSPNNLSHKIMLGDALLGLDDVKGAENKYQEVLDKDNTNNAALEGMIKANSTAGNFAQAKSFFDKIQGNFESKTLASFFNNRGVALVKNGKINEAIIFYENALQFFDKYKSHVYFNLGMAYYRSGNITSAVTCFQAAIAQDAKLAEEKVILRELKEKGAEKFTEDYQQSIQKRKK from the coding sequence ATGGCGCAAAAATCTGATAATTCAGATAAAAATAATAAATTTTGTGTTCTTATCATTGAGGAGAAAAGTGATTTAAGAACTTTTTTCATGGGAGTTTTAACAAAATCAGGTAACTATGAAGTTAAAAATGCTGCAACACCTATTGAAGCATTAGATATCATTAGTAAAGAAGCTGCACAAATTCATGTTGTACTTTTTGACTGGGATATGAAGGAAATGAGTGGTGACATTTTTGCGCAAAAAATAAAAAATGAAGTGAATTATGATCATATAGAATTAGTTGTTTGTTCTGCTTCAATAGTTGAGGAAGATAATTTTCTCTTAAATGAATTAGAAATTTACCATACAATGCCAAAAGTCGTAAATGCAGTAGATTTTTTAAGAAATATGGAGGATATAAGATCAGAATATTTTAATATTCAAAGTATTCAATCTAAAATTAAAAATTTGAAACATTTGATACATGAATCAGATTTGCAAGCAATTGATACTTTATTTTCTAATCCAGAAGTAGAAAATGAAATTACAAAAAACTCTAAGTATACATATCTTGGAGGAGAAGTTAGAATTCTTCATAAAAAATATCAAGAAGCTATAGAATTTCTTAAACAACATTTAGAAAAAAATAATACTAATAAGTTAAATGAAAATTTAAAAACATTGAATACATTAGGAAAGGCATTGTGTTTAATAGGAAATTATCAAGATGCTTCTATGATATATGAAAAACTTGAAGCAAAAAGTCCAAATAATTTATCGCATAAAATAATGCTTGGTGATGCATTACTAGGATTAGATGATGTAAAAGGCGCAGAGAATAAATATCAAGAAGTTCTTGATAAAGACAATACAAATAATGCCGCATTAGAAGGAATGATAAAAGCAAATTCAACTGCAGGAAACTTTGCTCAAGCAAAATCATTTTTCGATAAAATTCAAGGAAATTTTGAAAGCAAAACTCTTGCAAGTTTTTTTAACAATCGCGGCGTAGCATTAGTAAAAAATGGGAAAATTAATGAAGCTATTATTTTTTACGAAAACGCGCTACAATTTTTTGATAAATATAAATCACATGTTTATTTTAATTTAGGAATGGCTTACTATCGATCTGGTAATATTACAAGTGCTGTGACTTGTTTTCAAGCTGCTATTGCACAAGATGCTAAACTGGCTGAAGAAAAAGTTATTTTACGGGAGTTAAAAGAAAAAGGTGCGGAAAAATTTACTGAAGACTATCAGCAATCCATTCAAAAACGAAAAAAGTAA